The genomic segment ATGGGCGCTCTTCGACCTCGCCCGGAATCGAGACGGCTCGCAAACCGAGCTTGGTAATCCGCTCGGCTTCCTCACACGCCCATTCGATGGGCCCGCGGAGTGGCAAAAAGGCCGTTCCCAACAGACGATCCGGGGCAGTCGTACAGAACTCACTTAGCCAGTCGTTATACACCCGCATCACTTCGCGTTGGTATTCGGCGTCTCGGATATGGAAAAAGTGTAGTCCCAGCATGCCAGGATAAATCACCTCAGCTCGCAGATGATCGAGATCCTGATCGGCTAAACGCGACCGAGGATCCCACGCTCCCGGCCGGGTATCGGCATGTCGGTGTCCCAGCGAAGAGGTAATTTCTCCAGCGATCTTCTCTTCGATCATCACCCCTTCGAGCCCAACCGGCAGTGGAGCTAACCCATCGATCACGTAATAATCAGCCTCGGGGCGTGATTCAACGCGGGGCGCCCGGTCGCGGAAGCGCAGGTCCATGCGTGTTGTCCACAGATCAGCCGGCTCGACCACATGGCCATCAGCCGAGACATACCCGTCCGTTAACTGCGTTGCCATAGCACCTTCCTCCTCGCCCGCTGGGCATATCTGGAACAGCACAGGGTGTCAAACGGAAAATCGGGGACGTTGTTGAATTTGTGGAATTCTGTGGTGTCCACTTTTTGCAACCTCTT from the Deltaproteobacteria bacterium genome contains:
- a CDS encoding amidohydrolase; translation: MATQLTDGYVSADGHVVEPADLWTTRMDLRFRDRAPRVESRPEADYYVIDGLAPLPVGLEGVMIEEKIAGEITSSLGHRHADTRPGAWDPRSRLADQDLDHLRAEVIYPGMLGLHFFHIRDAEYQREVMRVYNDWLSEFCTTAPDRLLGTAFLPLRGPIEWACEEAERITKLGLRAVSIPGEVEERPYSHPDYERLWATLQELGLPVSTHAGTGTGEELLVKFARIGFGVGLVDGKVGMIMRAMADLIWSAVPQRYPQLRFVLAEGGIGWIASVLTYMDHWWHDHRKWMEPKLDEAPSVYFQRQFWATFEDDRAGILTREMLGVDRLMWGADYPHTEGTFPRSQEQIARDFAGVPEDEVYQMVVGNAARLYGLA